The proteins below come from a single Dermatophagoides farinae isolate YC_2012a chromosome 7, ASM2471394v1, whole genome shotgun sequence genomic window:
- the LOC124496519 gene encoding uncharacterized protein LOC124496519, producing the protein MMNLFELKDKNLLRIDQNNNNIQNDYHRYHHQHQHHNYNHNHNRVSNIHSVYIQQQQQQQHQQQQNYYHHHHHHHQNRLSFPSSLSSTPSTTEINTHPLSTIAAAICSMDNQERKSIQNQFENNNIQDPNLCLLNLIQQQADIRFQSLLKRYENYLATAIESCLNSVRSVDQIIAAAAAAAAAASAAAASSSAATTNNSDRVTTSSSSTANDAVPSTKLSSTTIPITGPSSGHNHNHHHNSNNQLSSLTIALSKSNESNSNDNVIDHHQQNHHSLLMMNQAIKESIDVVATYNWSKLLQQPTTLLPLPPPPPPPSSLSPTESLSSSSSSSMIIGSSSTTSKSSSLVSTKMSLSNNDIKNKTKKTDLNNINDADDDVDVDVDVVVVEEEIDDDDDDGEDIDDQDCIEYDNIIDIDDADHHIDHHLNHFNRDQTNQNEIIDLKDRKTTTINRIDVEKFQCDWPGCIRRFQTEEILNHHRRFHIRKSNYQCKHCSLRLLDRRELLEHVVNCKPTATATTTTTTTTTTTTATTTTTKDCNKNLNPNHFISSPIDGVNMSIKSFNSSSTGLSSFPSSSSSLTLSIDMNDRKMLIDQLISPRMSKNRDLKKALLAVKTDVHLTSMNKNQMEIKSESLSSSSSLLSSPSSSSQFHTIHVNDTRFEIIKRYENLRIVGSGAQGVVCSAHDRLLDRDVAIKKLSKPFQNVTHAKRAYREFKIMQLVNHKNIIGLLDAFTPQNTLEEFQDVYLVMELMDANLCQVIQMDIDHERISYLLYQLLCGIKHLHSAGIIHRDLKPSNIVVKTDCTLKILDFGLARSSSGPQMMTPYVVTRYYRAPEVILGMGYQENVDIWSVGCIMGELIRGRVLFPGSDHIDQWNRIVEQLGTPNQEFISRLQATVRNYVENRPRYTGYTFETLFPDVLFANRPSPQSDLNAPQARDLLSKMLVIDPQDRISVEGALNHPYIRLWREESEVNAPAPRVYDDSFEQQERSVDQWKELIYDEVKTYERNHRNQLNLWLRNQ; encoded by the exons atgatgaatctatttgaattaaaagataaaaatcTATTACGTATAgatcagaataataataatattcaaaacgattatcatcgatatcatcatcaacatcaacatcataattATAACCATAACCATAATCGAGTGTCGaatattcattcagtttatattcaacaacaacaacagcaacagcatcagcagcagcagaattattatcatcatcatcatcatcatcatcagaatcgattatcatttccatcatcattatcatcaacgcCATCAACAACGGAAATAAATACACATCCATTATCAACGATAGCAGCGGCAATCTGTAGTATGGATAATCAGGAAAGAAAAtctattcaaaatcaatttgaaaataataatatacaaGATCCAAATCTATGTTTATTGAATctaattcaacaacaagcTGATATACGTTTTCAGTCATTATTGAAACGTTATGAAAATTATCTAGCAACAGCAATTGAATCCTGTTTGAATTCTGTACGATCTGTTGATCAAattattgctgctgctgcggctgcagcagcagcagcatcagcAGCTGCTGCTTCTTCCTCTGCCGCTACCACCAACAATTCGGATCGCGTgaccacatcatcatcatcaactgcTAACGATGCTGTTCCATCAaccaaattatcatcaacaacaataccaATAACTGGTCCATCATCTggtcataatcataatcaccatcataatagtaataatcaattatcatcactaaCAATAgcattatcaaaatcaaatgaatcaaattcaaatgataatgttattgatcatcatcaacagaatcatcatagcttattaatgatgaatcaagcTATAAAAGAATCAATAGATGTGGTTGCCACATATAATTGGTCAAAATTGTTGCAACAACCAACCAcattattaccattaccaccaccaccaccaccaccttcatcattatcaccaactgaatcattgtcgtcgtcgtcgtcatcttcaatgattattggatcatcatcgacgacATCTAAATCTTCTTCATTGgtatcaacaaaaatgtcattatcgaataatgatattaaaaataaaacaaagaaaaccgatctcaataatattaatgatgctgatgatgatgtcgatgtcgatgtcgatgttgttgtcgttgaagaagaaatcgatgatgatgatgatgatggcgaagatatcgatgatcaagattgtattgaatatgataatatcattgatatcgatgatgctgatcatcatattgatcatcatcttaatcATTTTAATCGTGATCAAactaatcaaaatgaaatcattgatCTAAAAGatcgaaaaacaacaacaataaatagaattgatgttgaaaaatttcaatgtgaTTGGCCCGGTTGTATACGTAGGTTTCAAACCGAAGAGAttcttaatcatcatcgtcgttttCATATACgtaaatcaaattatcaatgtAAACATTGTAGCTTACGATTATTGGATCGTCGTGAATTATTGGAACATGTTGTTAATTGTAAgccaacagcaacagcaacaacaacaacaacaacaacaacaacaacaacaacagcaacaacaacaacaaccaaagattgtaataaaaatttaaatccaaACCATTTCATATCCTCACCAATAGATGGCGTAAATATgtcaataaaatcatttaattcatcatcaacag GCTTATCttcatttccatcatcatcatcatcattaacattgtCTATAGATATGAATGATAGAAAAATgttaattgatcaattaataTCACCACGAATGTCAAAGAATCGTGATCTTAAAAAAGCATTATTAGCTGTCAAAACAGATGTGCATCTTAcgtcaatgaataaaaatcaaatggaaatcaaatctgaatcattatcatcatcatcatcattattatcttcaccctcatcatcatc ACAATTCCATACGATTCATGTTAATGATACACGTTTTGAGATAATAAAACGTTATGAAAATCTTCGAATTGTTGGTTCCGGTGCTCAAGGTGTTGTTTG TAGTGCTCATGATCGTCTTTTGGATCGAGATGTAGCcattaaaaaattatccaaacCATTCCAGAATGTTACACATGCTAAACGTGCATATcgtgaatttaaaattatgcAACTTgttaatcataaaaatatcatcGGCCTATTGGATGCATTTACGCCGCAGAATACCCTTGAAGAATTTCAGGATGTCTATCTGGTCATGGAATTAATGGATGCAAATCTTTGTCAAGTGATCCAGATGGATATCGATCATGAAAGGATTTCATATCTTCTTTATCAATTGTTATGCGGTATTAAACATTTACATTCGGCTGGCATTATACATCGAGATTTAAAACCATCAAACATTGTTGTCAAAACCGATTGTACATTGAAGATATTGGATTTTGGTCTGGCTCGTTCATCCAGTGGTCCACAAATGATGACACCATATGTGGTAACAAGATATTATCGTGCACCAGAAGTGATACTCGGTATGGGCTATCAAGAAAATGTTGATATCTGGTCAGTTGGTTGTATAATGGGTGAATTGATACGCGGCCGAGTATTATTTCCAGGCAGTGATCACATTGATCAATGGAATCGTATTGTGGAACAATTGGGCACGCCTAATCAGGAATTCATATCAAGATTACAGGCAACAGTGAGAAATTATGTAGAAAATCGTCCCCGTTATACGGGCTATACATTTGAAACATTGTTTCCCGATGTATTATTCGCTAATAGGCCATCGCCACAATCTGATTTGAATGCTCCACAGGCCCGAGATTTATTATCCAAAATGTTAGTGATTGATCCACAAGATCGAATTTCGGTTGAAGGTGCACTTAATCATCCATATATACGTTTATGGCGTGAAGAATCTGAAGTAAATGCACCGGCACCAcgtgtatatgatgattcattcgaACAACAGGAACGTTCAGTTGATCAATGGAAAG AATTAATCTATGATGAAGTTAAAACATATGAACGTAATCATaggaatcaattgaatttgtggTTACGTAATCAATGA
- the LOC124496521 gene encoding NDP-glycosyltransferase YjiC: MSQQEQQRPRYRILAIVMNAVGHINACQGLCDKLRDHGHDVVFLIDEEFAGRLKPFGFEECHYRMPKPTIENESGEKIEFWQWFLSHNAKLYSLSPVEQMEQLNPTVFRTMFDQQRSVEDIYRKSIEDIRPDLIISDCYISCPAIIMSGIPWIWLFSAAPQAMIMDPRLPPFYSGLPSNGDKKQWQEFQQRTNKAYESLFNDINEYSMEKGMQPLNNRLHPLSPYLNIYMWPLEMRYQEMNELPENIFGVDNLMRKTAQQQFDIPESIRNKPGKLILFSMGSFGCSNVGLMKRLVGIFSKSPNRFIVSKGPMEYDLSENMWGDKFLPQKAILPLVDLVITHGGNNTVTESFYFGKKMLILPTFDDQFDNAQRLVEVGLGARLNPFESSEKEFLDTIQRLLDDEQLTERMAKIGERIRGSENDKEKLAKRVEEICEKYQNQKKKINQKNN; this comes from the coding sequence atgagtcaacaagaacaacaacgaccACGATATCGAATACTTGCGATTGTTATGAATGCTGTTGGTCATATAAATGCTTGTCAAGGACTTTGCGATAAACTTCGTGATCATGGTCATGATGTTGTGTTTTTAATTGACGAAGAATTTGCTGGCCGTTTAAAACCATTTGGTTTTGAAGAATGTCATTATCGTATGCCAAAACCAACTATAGAGAATGAATctggtgaaaaaattgaattctggCAATGGTTTTTATCTCATAATGCAAAACTATATAGTCTGTCACCAGTTGAACAGATGGAACAATTGAATCCGACAGTGTTTCGTACGATGTTTGATCAACAACGTAGTGTTGAAGATATTTATCGTAAATCGATTGAAGATATCCGGCCAGATTTGATTATTAGTGATTGTTATATAAGCTGTCCGGCCATTATAATGTCCGGTATACCATGGATATGGCTTTTTTCTGCTGCACCACAAGCAATGATTATGGATCCACGTTTACCACCATTTTATTCAGGTTTACCATCGAATGGTGATAAGAAACAATGGcaagaatttcaacaaaGAACAAATAAAGCTTACGAATCATTGTTTAATGATATTAATGAatattcaatggaaaaaggAATGCAACCATTGAATAATCGTCTTCATCCATTATCACcatatttgaatatttatatGTGGCCACTTGAAATGCGATAtcaagaaatgaatgaattaccTGAAAATATCTTTGGTGTCGACAATCTTATGCGGAAAAcagcacaacaacaattcgaTATTCCAGAATCGATTCGTAATAAACCGGGCAAATTGATTCTATTCTCAATGGGATCGTTTGGATGTTCAAACGTTGGCCTAATGAAACGATTGGTGGGCATTTTTAGTAAATCACCAAATCGATTTATTGTTTCAAAAGGACCAATGGAATATGATCTATCAGAAAATATGTGGGGCGATAAATTTCTACCACAAAAAGCCATATTACCATTGGTCGATTTGGTCATTACACATGGTGGTAATAATACGGTAACggaatcattttattttggcaaaaaaatgcTCATTTTAccaacatttgatgatcaatttgataatgCACAACGTTTAGTTGAAGTTGGTCTTGGTGCACGATTAAATCCATTTGAATCaagtgaaaaagaatttttggaTACCATTCAACGattattggatgatgaacaattaaCAGAACGAATGGCAAAAATTGGCGAACGTATACGTGGATCagaaaatgataaagaaaaattggccAAACGTGTTGAAGAAATTTGTGAGAAAtatcaaaaccaaaaaaaaaaaataaatcaaaaaaataattaa